One stretch of Chryseobacterium indologenes DNA includes these proteins:
- the rpmG gene encoding 50S ribosomal protein L33: protein MAKKGNRVQVILECTEHKESGMPGMSRYISTKNKKNTTERLELKKYNPVLKRSTLHKEIK, encoded by the coding sequence ATGGCAAAAAAAGGAAACAGAGTTCAAGTAATCCTTGAATGTACAGAGCACAAAGAAAGCGGTATGCCAGGAATGTCTAGATACATTTCTACAAAAAATAAAAAGAACACTACAGAAAGATTGGAATTGAAAAAATACAATCCTGTTCTTAAGAGATCTACCCTTCACAAAGAAATCAAGTAA
- a CDS encoding RidA family protein — protein sequence MKKILVLISTVIFQFSFSQKTMDSIEYKSSPKVFSIPGLSQSVSIDCGASRMILLSGQVPLDSKGNLVGNNVEEQTHQIFENIENILKEHGGTGKDIVKLGIFITDISKTPDFRKVRDEYVNLQNPPVSSLIEVSKLFRNDVLIEVEATAVIKNKR from the coding sequence ATGAAGAAGATTCTTGTTCTGATAAGTACAGTTATTTTCCAATTTTCATTCAGCCAGAAAACAATGGATTCTATAGAATACAAAAGTTCACCAAAAGTTTTCAGCATTCCGGGACTGTCACAATCAGTAAGTATTGATTGCGGTGCTTCCCGAATGATTTTATTATCTGGTCAGGTTCCTTTAGATTCCAAAGGAAACCTGGTGGGAAACAATGTAGAGGAACAAACACATCAGATTTTCGAGAACATTGAAAATATACTGAAGGAACATGGAGGTACAGGAAAAGATATTGTCAAACTGGGTATCTTCATCACAGACATATCAAAAACCCCGGATTTCAGAAAAGTAAGGGATGAATATGTCAATCTTCAGAATCCTCCTGTAAGCAGCCTTATAGAGGTAAGTAAACTATTCAGGAATGATGTACTGATAGAAGTAGAAGCCACAGCAGTAATTAAAAACAAAAGATAA
- a CDS encoding DUF4295 family protein, with amino-acid sequence MAKKVVATLQTGSKKMTKVVKMVKSSKSGAYVFEEKVMNADEVDGFLKK; translated from the coding sequence ATGGCAAAGAAAGTAGTAGCAACCCTACAGACCGGGTCTAAGAAAATGACCAAAGTGGTGAAAATGGTGAAGTCTTCTAAATCAGGAGCTTACGTTTTCGAAGAAAAAGTAATGAATGCTGATGAAGTAGATGGTTTTTTGAAAAAATAA
- the proC gene encoding pyrroline-5-carboxylate reductase, with product MKIAILGAGNMGLSFSKSFLKYELIKPENLHLITRSQTKISKIAEDFPKSKTSTFDEVTELDADLIIIAVKPQDFQTVAQNFRFTLKQNQMILSIMAGINIEKIQKLLNHPLVVRAMPNSPTLLGMGITGYTAADGISFSQLINIERLLNSTGRSVYLEDENLLDGVTALSGSGPAYFYYIIDAMIKAGIEMGIEENLSKLFVKQTMLGAYHLINNSEKNLEELIKDVASKGGTTEAALKTFEENSFKEILKKGILNAEKRAKELNS from the coding sequence ATGAAAATAGCTATTTTAGGAGCCGGAAATATGGGGCTATCATTTTCAAAATCATTCTTGAAATATGAACTGATTAAACCGGAAAACCTTCATCTGATTACACGCAGCCAAACTAAAATCTCCAAAATAGCGGAAGATTTTCCCAAATCAAAAACATCAACCTTTGATGAAGTTACAGAACTGGATGCTGACTTGATTATTATTGCTGTAAAGCCACAGGATTTCCAGACGGTTGCTCAGAATTTCAGATTTACCTTAAAGCAAAATCAAATGATCCTATCCATAATGGCCGGAATCAATATTGAGAAAATTCAAAAATTATTAAATCATCCACTTGTGGTAAGAGCCATGCCTAACTCTCCTACCCTTTTGGGAATGGGGATTACAGGTTATACTGCTGCAGACGGCATTTCTTTCAGCCAACTTATCAACATTGAAAGATTATTGAACAGTACCGGGAGATCCGTGTATTTAGAAGATGAAAATCTTTTGGATGGTGTTACAGCTCTTTCCGGAAGCGGACCTGCCTATTTCTATTATATTATTGATGCTATGATTAAAGCCGGAATTGAAATGGGAATTGAGGAAAACCTATCCAAGTTATTTGTAAAACAAACCATGTTGGGAGCTTATCATCTCATTAATAATTCTGAAAAGAACCTTGAAGAACTCATCAAAGATGTAGCTTCCAAAGGCGGAACTACAGAAGCTGCTTTGAAAACCTTTGAAGAAAACAGTTTCAAAGAAATTTTAAAAAAGGGAATTTTAAATGCCGAAAAAAGGGCAAAAGAACTCAATAGCTAA
- a CDS encoding T9SS type A sorting domain-containing protein, with protein MKRIYILLSMLPVGLYAQNFTEIQTGMNNFYFSASDIADVDNNGTLDIAVNGAIDSDGDGTPDATYNEVYQNTGTTFQPYTDLGGDVTHLGDIKFIDYNNDGLMDIISTGLSYMDIVNYKHYRFKNTGVGFTREVELPGKIYGSLEVFDFNHDGKQDYAINGTQFAHGGGFRNTLDFYKNTGSGFDMTENWADGTQNGSFKIVDLNNDQLLDLVIIGSDINGDPVSKVYINQNGTLVNTQALDSLISGKLEIADFNADGFQDIVVAGKNANDDPYLAVLMNDGTGNLVTHQITSEVSEVSISVGDLNNDGYYDFIIAGDINYNAVVKSYLYNASNQTFTEGTVTGLHGLGGPGMMQLFDFNNDNHLDIVLSGFDWASQDIPSLTKVFKNNSTEQNTKPTAPTHLNLTKNGNRFNFTWSGATDDKTPVNALRYEIKVGSTPGSQNIAKYIVTTPSWFLDLDPSVQNVYWSVRSIDASKIYSDASTQGTLSTKENTDNREKDLVIYPNPTSDKIYIRGEKVSEAEIYSMEGRKLNVIFNRDQSIDVSHLPKGVYLLKVKIKNEITTKKIIVK; from the coding sequence ATGAAGAGAATTTATATTTTATTATCTATGCTGCCTGTTGGTTTATATGCTCAGAACTTTACGGAGATACAGACCGGAATGAATAATTTTTATTTTTCAGCTTCTGATATTGCTGATGTAGATAATAACGGGACACTGGATATTGCTGTTAATGGTGCCATAGATTCAGATGGAGACGGAACTCCCGATGCTACCTATAATGAAGTGTATCAGAATACAGGAACCACTTTTCAGCCTTATACGGATTTGGGAGGGGATGTAACGCATTTAGGAGATATAAAATTCATCGACTATAACAATGATGGGTTGATGGATATTATTTCTACCGGGCTGAGCTATATGGATATTGTAAACTATAAGCATTACCGATTTAAGAATACGGGGGTAGGTTTTACAAGAGAAGTGGAGCTTCCGGGAAAAATATATGGCTCGTTGGAGGTTTTTGATTTCAATCATGACGGAAAGCAAGATTATGCCATCAATGGAACTCAGTTTGCTCATGGTGGAGGCTTTAGAAATACTCTTGATTTTTATAAAAATACAGGTTCAGGCTTTGATATGACTGAAAATTGGGCTGATGGAACTCAGAATGGAAGTTTTAAAATAGTGGATCTTAATAATGATCAACTTCTGGATCTGGTTATTATAGGCTCAGATATTAACGGTGATCCGGTTTCTAAAGTATATATTAACCAGAATGGGACGTTGGTGAATACACAGGCTCTGGATTCTTTAATTTCAGGAAAATTGGAAATAGCTGATTTTAATGCAGATGGTTTTCAGGATATTGTAGTGGCTGGTAAGAATGCCAATGATGATCCTTATCTTGCTGTTCTGATGAATGACGGAACCGGTAATTTGGTCACCCATCAGATCACATCAGAGGTTTCCGAAGTCTCAATAAGTGTTGGAGATTTGAATAATGATGGATATTATGATTTTATCATTGCCGGAGATATTAATTATAATGCGGTTGTGAAATCCTATTTGTACAATGCCTCCAATCAGACGTTTACTGAAGGAACGGTCACAGGTTTACACGGTTTGGGAGGTCCTGGAATGATGCAGCTTTTTGATTTTAATAATGATAATCATTTGGATATCGTATTAAGTGGATTTGATTGGGCTAGCCAGGATATTCCGTCCCTGACAAAGGTTTTTAAAAATAATTCTACAGAGCAGAACACCAAGCCAACGGCCCCAACTCATTTGAATCTTACTAAAAACGGAAACCGGTTTAATTTTACATGGAGTGGAGCAACAGATGATAAAACACCAGTCAATGCATTGCGTTATGAGATTAAAGTGGGGTCTACACCAGGTTCGCAGAATATTGCCAAATATATTGTAACTACCCCTTCATGGTTTCTTGATCTTGATCCATCCGTTCAGAATGTATACTGGAGTGTAAGATCCATTGATGCTTCAAAAATATATTCTGATGCTTCCACGCAAGGAACATTGTCAACGAAGGAGAATACTGATAATCGTGAAAAAGACCTTGTCATTTATCCGAACCCAACTTCTGATAAGATTTATATTAGAGGTGAGAAGGTTTCAGAAGCTGAAATCTATTCAATGGAAGGAAGAAAGCTGAATGTGATTTTCAACAGAGATCAGTCTATTGATGTATCTCATCTTCCTAAGGGTGTATATTTATTAAAAGTGAAAATAAAAAACGAAATAACCACCAAAAAAATTATTGTTAAATAA
- a CDS encoding VanZ family protein, translated as MLKKVYKILIIPYTLFLLYLMFLGMGRFQYEDNLITVEPVLSTIKFIQGAISWKDIVVIVLGNIVMFVPFGFLGWVFPQLKDLKSLLFTFIPAITIVEGLQYFTRMGIFEVDDILLNTLGVYLGWLFRRYIEKRFSY; from the coding sequence ATGTTAAAGAAAGTATACAAAATTCTTATTATCCCCTACACACTGTTTCTGCTTTATCTGATGTTTCTCGGAATGGGCAGGTTTCAGTATGAAGATAACCTGATTACGGTAGAGCCTGTACTTTCTACCATTAAATTTATTCAGGGGGCAATATCATGGAAAGACATTGTTGTTATTGTGCTTGGAAATATTGTGATGTTTGTTCCTTTTGGTTTTCTGGGATGGGTTTTTCCTCAACTGAAAGATCTGAAATCTTTATTATTTACTTTTATACCCGCTATTACCATTGTAGAAGGACTTCAATATTTTACAAGGATGGGGATATTTGAGGTAGATGATATTCTCCTCAATACGTTGGGTGTGTATTTAGGGTGGCTGTTTCGCAGGTATATTGAAAAAAGGTTTAGCTATTGA
- the rpmB gene encoding 50S ribosomal protein L28, with protein MSRICQITGKRAMVGNNVSHANNKTKRRFEINLLEKKFYLPEQDKHVTLKVSAHGLRVINKIGIEEAIERATRNGLIKKN; from the coding sequence ATGTCAAGAATTTGCCAAATAACAGGAAAGCGTGCAATGGTTGGTAACAACGTTTCTCACGCTAATAACAAAACGAAGCGTCGTTTTGAAATTAACTTATTAGAGAAGAAGTTTTACCTTCCAGAGCAAGATAAGCACGTTACACTGAAAGTATCAGCTCATGGATTGAGAGTGATTAACAAGATTGGAATCGAGGAAGCTATTGAAAGAGCTACAAGAAACGGATTGATTAAAAAGAATTAA
- the ftsY gene encoding signal recognition particle-docking protein FtsY, protein MSWFKNIFKKEEKETLDKGLEKSSQGFFEKMTKAVVGKSKVDDEVLDDLEEVLIASDVGASTTIKIIERIEERVARDKYVGVNELDHILREEISGLLLENPHAGTGNIDTSKKPYVIMVVGVNGVGKTTTIGKLAHQFKSEGKKVVLGAADTFRAAAVDQLTIWSERVDVPIIKQGMGSDPASVAFDTVQSAVAQNADVVIIDTAGRLHNKINLMNELSKIKRVMQKVIPDAPHEILLVLDGSTGQNAFEQAKQFTAATEVNALAVTKLDGTAKGGVVIGISDQFQIPVKYIGVGEKMQDLQLFNGTEFVDSFFKKR, encoded by the coding sequence ATGAGTTGGTTTAAAAATATTTTCAAAAAGGAAGAAAAAGAAACACTGGATAAAGGATTGGAAAAGTCCAGCCAGGGATTCTTTGAAAAAATGACGAAGGCCGTAGTCGGTAAAAGCAAAGTAGATGACGAAGTTCTGGATGATCTGGAAGAAGTACTGATTGCCTCTGACGTAGGCGCTTCAACAACCATCAAAATCATAGAAAGAATTGAAGAACGTGTGGCCCGCGACAAGTATGTTGGGGTCAATGAACTGGATCATATTCTTCGTGAGGAAATTTCAGGGTTACTCCTTGAAAACCCACATGCAGGAACTGGAAATATCGATACTTCAAAAAAACCTTACGTTATTATGGTGGTAGGAGTAAATGGTGTTGGGAAAACAACAACAATTGGAAAATTGGCTCACCAATTTAAATCCGAAGGCAAAAAAGTGGTTCTTGGGGCAGCGGATACCTTCAGAGCAGCTGCCGTTGACCAGCTTACCATCTGGAGTGAAAGGGTTGACGTTCCTATCATAAAACAAGGAATGGGTTCTGATCCTGCTTCTGTAGCCTTTGATACCGTACAAAGTGCTGTAGCACAAAACGCAGATGTTGTTATCATTGATACCGCAGGAAGGCTTCATAATAAGATTAATCTGATGAACGAACTTTCCAAGATCAAAAGAGTAATGCAAAAAGTAATTCCTGACGCACCTCATGAGATCTTACTGGTACTTGACGGATCTACAGGTCAAAACGCATTTGAACAGGCTAAACAATTTACAGCTGCAACAGAAGTAAACGCTTTAGCGGTAACAAAACTTGACGGAACAGCAAAAGGAGGGGTAGTAATTGGTATTTCAGACCAGTTCCAAATTCCGGTAAAATATATAGGCGTAGGTGAAAAAATGCAGGATCTGCAGCTTTTCAATGGTACGGAATTTGTAGACTCATTCTTCAAG
- the lnt gene encoding apolipoprotein N-acyltransferase — MKYVLLTLISAMLLSVSWPTYGVPFFIFFALVPLLMMEHGISKFSDYKRKSWIIFGLSYLCFVIWNIVTTGWLYGSKNPDGSHSMMAVVFPVLVNSLLYSLVFQCYHWYKNAQGTYWGLGFFIAIWMSFEKFHLGWELTWPWLNLGNVFSDYPKLIQWYDTLGATGGSFWILLINVLIFYTVRTWEAGRKKKDLIKNSSIIIALIAVPIIISIIKYHNFNEKPSGQVNVLMLQPDLDPYAEKYSKDSLTIEQDLLALAEKNSTTKIDYYIAPETALPGRGSISETGIEKSFLLNNIKDFLSKHPGSVFATGISSHRLFFDPATLPKEAYEMNQGVWVASYNTAIQLAPQQKTQVYHKGKLVPGVEIFPYMNVLKPILGNAMLNLGGTVASLGTDQERMAFSNPYNKGKMAPIICYESIYGEFVTDYVKKGANFLGIMTNDSWWGVTEGHKQLLSYAKLRAIETRREIARAANSGISAHINAKGEVVADTFYGDQTALFSKINLYEGMTFYSRAGDLLSRFSIFALGFLLFYYLIKWFQAKTKKA, encoded by the coding sequence ATGAAATACGTTCTGCTAACACTTATTTCAGCAATGCTGCTGTCCGTCTCTTGGCCTACTTATGGAGTTCCGTTTTTTATATTTTTTGCCCTCGTTCCTCTTCTGATGATGGAACATGGAATTTCAAAATTCTCAGATTATAAAAGAAAAAGCTGGATAATCTTCGGACTATCCTATCTTTGTTTCGTAATCTGGAATATTGTCACTACAGGATGGCTATACGGCTCTAAAAACCCGGATGGGAGCCATTCCATGATGGCTGTTGTATTCCCGGTGCTGGTGAACTCTCTTCTATATTCTCTGGTCTTCCAATGCTATCATTGGTATAAAAATGCCCAGGGAACCTATTGGGGATTAGGATTCTTCATCGCCATCTGGATGAGTTTTGAAAAATTTCATTTAGGCTGGGAACTTACCTGGCCATGGCTAAATTTAGGGAATGTATTTTCAGATTATCCAAAACTGATTCAATGGTATGATACTTTAGGAGCTACCGGTGGAAGCTTTTGGATTCTATTAATCAACGTTCTCATCTTCTATACCGTAAGAACATGGGAAGCAGGAAGAAAGAAAAAAGACCTGATTAAAAATTCATCAATTATCATAGCTTTAATCGCTGTTCCGATCATCATTTCAATCATTAAGTATCATAATTTTAATGAAAAACCATCCGGACAGGTTAATGTACTGATGCTTCAGCCTGACCTTGACCCTTATGCTGAAAAATATTCCAAAGACAGCTTAACTATTGAACAGGATCTTCTGGCTCTGGCTGAAAAAAATTCAACAACAAAAATAGACTATTATATTGCTCCGGAAACAGCTCTTCCTGGCAGAGGTTCCATTTCTGAAACGGGTATTGAAAAGAGTTTCCTTTTAAATAATATCAAGGATTTCTTATCTAAACATCCGGGATCCGTTTTTGCAACAGGAATTTCTTCGCATCGTTTATTTTTTGATCCTGCAACCCTCCCCAAAGAAGCCTATGAAATGAACCAGGGAGTTTGGGTGGCAAGCTACAATACAGCGATTCAGCTTGCTCCACAACAAAAAACCCAGGTTTACCACAAAGGAAAATTGGTTCCCGGTGTTGAGATCTTCCCTTACATGAACGTTTTAAAACCTATTTTAGGGAACGCCATGCTGAATTTGGGCGGAACGGTTGCCTCTTTAGGTACAGACCAAGAAAGAATGGCCTTTTCAAACCCTTACAACAAAGGTAAAATGGCCCCCATTATCTGCTACGAAAGTATTTATGGTGAATTTGTTACAGATTATGTAAAAAAAGGAGCCAATTTCCTTGGTATCATGACCAATGATTCCTGGTGGGGAGTTACAGAAGGACATAAGCAGCTTTTATCTTATGCAAAATTAAGAGCGATTGAAACCAGAAGAGAAATAGCCCGTGCTGCGAACAGTGGTATTTCAGCCCATATCAATGCCAAAGGAGAAGTAGTAGCAGATACCTTCTATGGAGACCAAACGGCATTATTTTCAAAAATCAACCTTTATGAAGGAATGACATTTTATTCAAGAGCGGGAGATCTGCTTTCGAGATTTTCAATCTTTGCCTTGGGATTTTTATTATTCTATTATCTGATTAAATGGTTTCAGGCAAAAACAAAAAAAGCATAA